TGGAAGGCGCTAGGGAAAGAAGTGAAGCATTACCGCACTGTTCGTGCCCGCGATGTATGGCACACCATTATTGAATCTGCGTGGAAATCCGCCGAACCTGGTGTTGTATTCATGGAATATTACAATCAGATGTCCAACAGCTGGTATTTCAACCCGATCATTTGTACAAACCCTTGCGGAGAGCAGGGACTTCCGGCCTGGGGTGTATGTAATCTGTCAGCTGTGAACCTTTCCAAGTTTTATGATGAAAAGAATCATGATGTAGATTGGGAAGAATTGGACAAGGTAGTCCGTTATTCCGTCCGTTTCCTGGACAATGTCATCGACAAGACTCCTTATCATTTTAAAGAAAACAGGAAGAACCAGCAGGGTGAACGCCGGATTGGCATGGGCAGCATGGGACTTGCCGAGCTGATGATCAAGCTGAAAATCCGTTACGGCAGCCCGGAATCTCTAGAATTCCTGGATAAGCTGTATGGCTTCATGGCAAGAGCCGCTTACCTGGCTTCTTCTGAAATTGCTGCAGAAAAAGGCTCATTCGAACATTTTGACACTGAGAAATTCTTGCAAAGCGGTTTTATGAAAAACATGGTGGCTGAATTTCCTGAAGTCGGGGAATCCATCAGCCAAAACGGAATGCGGAATGTGACCGTTATTACCCAGGCACCGACGGGTAGTACAGGTACAATGGTGGGAACTTCGACGGGCATTGAACCTTACTTTGCATTCGAATATTTCCGGCAAAGCCGCCTGGGCTTCGACAAGCAGTATGTACCGATTGCCCAGGAGTGGAAAGATGCTCATCCGGACGAAGAACTGCCGGATTACTTTATCACAGCTATGGACTTGTCCGCAGAAGACCATATCCGTGCGCAGGCTGCCATCCAGCGCTGGGTTGACAGTTCCATCTCCAAAACGGCCAACTGTCCGGCAGACTTCACTGTGGAAGAGACCAAACGGCTGTATGAATTGGCCTTTGACCTGGGCTGTAAAGGAGTTACCATATATCGCGACGGCAGCCGGGATGTACAAGTATTATCCACTGACAAAAAGGACGAAGAGAAGAAGCCGGCTGTTGAGCAAATGGAAATAACAAGTGAAGCCGCGGCATTCGGTGACGAGGCATCACTTAATAACTTGTCCAATCACCTGAACGTGAATGTAGATGCCCGGACGAAGAAAGTGTTTGATAAAGAGTACAAAAAACGTCCGCAAATTCTTCGTGGTGCTACTTATAAAATCAATACTCCGTTCGGTATGGCCTATATCACTATCAATGACATGAACGGAACGCCAAGTGAAATCTTTCTGAACGTGGGGAAAGCGGGCTCTGATGTTTTCGCAATGTCTGAAGCGCTTGGGCGCGTATGCTCCCTGTTCCTCCGCTATGGCGACCATGGCAACAAGGTTGAACTGCTGATCAAGCACCTCAAAGGAATTGGCGGATCCGGAGCCATCGGCTTCGGTGCCAACCGTGTGGAATCCATCGCGGACGCTGTTGCGAAAGCCTTGGAAATGCATGAGGAAGCGAACAGCCATGAGACGGGCGCTGAAGATTACGTTACCGCGACAAGTGAAGTTGTAACAGAGACTCCGGCAGCAGCCGTGTATCCAACACCGGGGCATGGCACCACCGGTTCGCTGGATCTCTGCCCAAGTTGCGGCTCTGCGTCCCTGATTAACACCGAAGGTTGCAAAAGCTGTGCCAACTGCGGATACAGCAAGTGTTCGTAAGATGTAAATGTTGAAGTGTAATGAAGCCAGTGTGCTCTGATCAAGTATCGAAGCACACTGGCTGCTTAGTTTTTAGGGACATCTTTTCCATATATCCAGGAACCCGTACAAACGCTGGTCAGTAAGGTGGTTTCGGGCAAAGACAAAATAAATTGATGCAGCCGTTTATTGCAGGTTTCCTGCCGGTTCCGAATCCCCCTGGAATCAGAAATGCATCCATATCGGGCGTTTCGTTAAAACTGTAATTGGGATGCACCATCAGGCCGGCTTGTGTTTGAACCGGTCTTAAAGAATCAGCGACAAGAAATACGTCGAGTTCGGGATCCAGCCTCCGTGCGACTGAAAATATCCCGTATGGTGCTG
This Paenibacillus larvae subsp. larvae DNA region includes the following protein-coding sequences:
- a CDS encoding adenosylcobalamin-dependent ribonucleoside-diphosphate reductase, which gives rise to MKNADSNETKVGDTVLVLTKDDPKFPTKEVGEVASREGKKVTVKTRSGELVESDVEKLTLNIEKTPDEMWDRLAKAMASVEKTDAKRQEWTEKFRYILDEWKLVPGGRIAAGADASDELTLFNCYVIPSPHDSRGGIMATLSEMTEIMSRGGGVGINLSSLRPRRAIVKGVNGSSSGAVSWGGLFSYTTGLIEQGGSRRGALMLMINDWNPDLLDFITIKQTMGQITNANLSVCISNSFMKAVKEDLDWELVFPDTTDPEYNEKWDGNLDAWKALGKEVKHYRTVRARDVWHTIIESAWKSAEPGVVFMEYYNQMSNSWYFNPIICTNPCGEQGLPAWGVCNLSAVNLSKFYDEKNHDVDWEELDKVVRYSVRFLDNVIDKTPYHFKENRKNQQGERRIGMGSMGLAELMIKLKIRYGSPESLEFLDKLYGFMARAAYLASSEIAAEKGSFEHFDTEKFLQSGFMKNMVAEFPEVGESISQNGMRNVTVITQAPTGSTGTMVGTSTGIEPYFAFEYFRQSRLGFDKQYVPIAQEWKDAHPDEELPDYFITAMDLSAEDHIRAQAAIQRWVDSSISKTANCPADFTVEETKRLYELAFDLGCKGVTIYRDGSRDVQVLSTDKKDEEKKPAVEQMEITSEAAAFGDEASLNNLSNHLNVNVDARTKKVFDKEYKKRPQILRGATYKINTPFGMAYITINDMNGTPSEIFLNVGKAGSDVFAMSEALGRVCSLFLRYGDHGNKVELLIKHLKGIGGSGAIGFGANRVESIADAVAKALEMHEEANSHETGAEDYVTATSEVVTETPAAAVYPTPGHGTTGSLDLCPSCGSASLINTEGCKSCANCGYSKCS
- a CDS encoding DJ-1/PfpI family protein gives rise to the protein MSKKQGFRVGIYVFKDAEVVDYAAPYGIFSVARRLDPELDVFLVADSLRPVQTQAGLMVHPNYSFNETPDMDAFLIPGGFGTGRKPAINGCINLFCLCPKPPY